The nucleotide sequence GCGTGGCGTGAAGAAGAGAGTATAGCCTTTTTCAAAACTGCTATTGCATTGGCCAAAAGATATGATATCGAGATCTCTTTTGAAACACATCGGAGCCGTTCTCTTTTTACACCTTGGATAACCGAACGGATGGTCCAAGTAATCCCTGAGATCAAACTGACCCTGGATATCAGCCATTGGTGTGTGGTCAGTGAACGTCTGATGGATACAGAGCTTGACACGATCAGGGCCATTGCCCCACATGTATATCATATACATGCCCGTGTCGGATATGCACAAGGCCCACAAGTGGCTCATCCGGCTGCACCCGAATACAAAGAAGCTTTGCTTTCTCACCAGAAGTGTTGGGAGATCATATGGGATGCACAGGGGTCCAATGGTATGAAGATCACAACGATGACGCCTGAATTTGGTCCTGACGGATATCTGCATACGCTTCCTTTTGTCAATACGCCCGTTGCTGACCTATGGGAAATAAACTGCTGGATGGCCAAGAGTGAAAAGAAGCATTTTCATACCTATGCTCAGAAAGGGGCTTAAGATGAGAGCACATCTTCCCGTTCTTGTATTGCTGGGTGCTTCTATACTTTGGGGATTGACATGGATACCTTTGAAAAGTATCAATGCGATGGGAATCGAAGGCATTGGACTTATTTTTTTGGCTTACGGTCTATTGACAGCGATACTGGGCCCAGTACTTCTGAAACAATTTCCCCTATGGAAAGAGCACAGAAAGGTGATGCTTCTGATCGCACTTTTTGGTGGTGGAGCAAACCTCGCCTTTACCTATGCGCTGATCAATGGTGAAGTCATCCGGGTGATGGTGTTGTTTTACCTCTTGCCTGTATGGGGTGTAGCAGGAGGCCGAATTTTTTTAAAAGAAGAGATCGACCGGTGGCGTTACCTGGGTGTTTTTTTAGCGATCAGCGGCGCATTTATTATATTGGGCGGTTTTGAAGTATTGGATGCCCCACCATCATGGATCGATCTGATCGCTTTGGCCTCCGGTTTGTTCTTTGCTATGAATAATCTGCTTTTTAGAGCAGCTCAATCCATACCGGTAGGTTCAAAGATCGGTAGTATGTTTTTGGGATGTTTTTCACTGGCAGGGCTATTTTTGCTTGCCGGTATAGAACAATTCCCTATAGCCATCACGGAGCATGCATGGCTGA is from Sulfurovum sp. TSL1 and encodes:
- a CDS encoding sugar phosphate isomerase/epimerase yields the protein MKLENFKTMWGFEGDFKTACIQAKKEGFEGIEGKAPVDNAAREYWKACLKKYDLAFIGEIVTGGDYVPVRHHTLQEHIDDVKRGIENALVLNPRFVTCIGGYDAWREEESIAFFKTAIALAKRYDIEISFETHRSRSLFTPWITERMVQVIPEIKLTLDISHWCVVSERLMDTELDTIRAIAPHVYHIHARVGYAQGPQVAHPAAPEYKEALLSHQKCWEIIWDAQGSNGMKITTMTPEFGPDGYLHTLPFVNTPVADLWEINCWMAKSEKKHFHTYAQKGA
- a CDS encoding DMT family transporter, translating into MRAHLPVLVLLGASILWGLTWIPLKSINAMGIEGIGLIFLAYGLLTAILGPVLLKQFPLWKEHRKVMLLIALFGGGANLAFTYALINGEVIRVMVLFYLLPVWGVAGGRIFLKEEIDRWRYLGVFLAISGAFIILGGFEVLDAPPSWIDLIALASGLFFAMNNLLFRAAQSIPVGSKIGSMFLGCFSLAGLFLLAGIEQFPIAITEHAWLMLVSYALFWLLLANIGSQWSVTHMEAGRSSIIIILELITAVISATLIAGETMSTIEYMGGALIVMAAFIEAFRTKDDEVPVTTIE